The following proteins are co-located in the Micromonospora coriariae genome:
- a CDS encoding AAA family ATPase has translation MTDISDTLASMPSSVDPEPTGVELEQTLFEVKRVIVGQDRLVERLLTALVANGHCLLEGVPGVAKTLAAQTLATVVGGTFSRIQFTPDLVPSDIVGTRIYRASKETFDIELGPIMANLVLADEINRAPAKVQSALLEAMAERQVSIGGRSWPVPAPFLVLATQNPIESEGVYQLPEAQRDRFLMKVVVDYPSDADELAILYRMSTDRPSPRQVLDAQRLQNLQAHAERVFVHHALAEYVVRLILATRDPGRFGLPEIAPLLAYGASPRATLGLVAAARARALLRGREYVLPEDVRELAVDVLAHRLVLSFDAVADGVSAEGVVRRLVEAVPPPRLADSHPQQAPDLAAA, from the coding sequence GTGACGGACATCTCGGACACCCTGGCCAGCATGCCCAGCTCGGTCGATCCCGAGCCGACCGGCGTCGAGCTGGAACAGACCCTCTTCGAGGTCAAACGCGTGATCGTCGGGCAGGATCGGCTCGTCGAACGGCTGCTCACCGCCCTGGTCGCCAACGGACACTGCCTCCTTGAGGGGGTCCCCGGCGTGGCCAAGACGCTGGCCGCGCAGACCCTCGCCACCGTGGTCGGCGGAACCTTCTCGCGGATCCAGTTCACCCCGGACCTGGTTCCCTCCGACATCGTCGGCACCCGGATCTACCGGGCCTCCAAGGAGACCTTCGACATCGAACTGGGCCCGATCATGGCCAACCTCGTGCTGGCTGACGAGATCAACCGGGCCCCCGCCAAGGTCCAGTCGGCGCTGCTGGAGGCGATGGCGGAGCGGCAGGTCTCCATCGGTGGGCGCAGCTGGCCGGTGCCGGCGCCGTTCCTGGTGCTGGCCACCCAGAACCCGATCGAGTCCGAGGGGGTCTACCAGCTCCCGGAGGCGCAGCGCGACCGGTTCCTGATGAAGGTGGTGGTGGACTACCCGAGCGACGCCGACGAACTGGCGATCCTCTACCGGATGAGCACCGACCGGCCGAGCCCGCGCCAGGTGCTCGACGCGCAACGGCTGCAGAACCTCCAGGCCCACGCCGAGCGGGTCTTCGTCCACCACGCGTTGGCCGAGTACGTGGTCCGGCTCATCCTCGCCACCCGCGACCCGGGCCGGTTCGGGCTACCGGAGATCGCGCCACTGTTGGCGTACGGGGCCAGCCCGCGGGCCACCCTCGGCCTGGTCGCGGCCGCCCGGGCCCGGGCGCTGCTGCGCGGACGGGAGTACGTGCTGCCTGAGGACGTCCGCGAGCTGGCGGTGGACGTCCTCGCGCACCGGCTGGTGCTCTCCTTCGACGCGGTGGCCGACGGTGTCTCGGCTGAGGGCGTGGTCCGCCGGCTGGTGGAGGCGGTGCCACCGCCCCGACTGGCCGACAGCCACCCGCAGCAGGCCCCCGATCTGGCGGCGGCATGA
- a CDS encoding endonuclease/exonuclease/phosphatase family protein, with the protein MLCWLAVAPTGAWAAARLAGLDRGPLVQALAFTPYVAGWSVLALTLALALRRWWPAAVAALAAAALLGVVAPRALASPQPATGGPTVRLLTANLLAGSADARTLVELVRRHRVDVLTVQEFTPDAQAALERLGLDRLLPHRQLNAQIGTPGSGLYSRWPITDAGVRHNRGGWGFSQAYGTLAVPGAPPVRVESAHPSAPYALDQVGAWRADLTAQPPATPDGGLRILAGDFNATLDHGPLRALLRTGYVDAADATGAGLTGTWGPYDGDLIPPVTIDHVLVDRRIAAQTVTVQDLPGTDHRPVLATLRLPAA; encoded by the coding sequence GTGCTCTGCTGGCTGGCGGTCGCACCGACGGGCGCCTGGGCCGCCGCCCGGCTGGCCGGCCTGGACCGGGGACCGCTGGTGCAGGCGCTCGCCTTCACCCCGTACGTCGCGGGCTGGAGCGTGCTGGCGCTGACCCTCGCCCTCGCCCTACGGCGCTGGTGGCCGGCGGCGGTCGCGGCACTGGCCGCGGCGGCGCTCCTCGGCGTGGTCGCACCCCGGGCCCTGGCCTCGCCGCAACCCGCGACAGGCGGTCCCACAGTGCGGCTACTCACCGCCAATCTGCTCGCCGGCTCCGCCGACGCGCGGACGCTGGTCGAGCTGGTCCGGCGGCACCGGGTGGACGTGCTCACCGTGCAGGAGTTCACCCCGGACGCGCAGGCCGCCCTGGAGCGGCTCGGCCTCGACCGGCTGCTGCCCCACCGGCAACTCAACGCGCAGATCGGCACGCCCGGCTCCGGGCTCTACTCGCGCTGGCCGATCACCGACGCCGGCGTCCGGCACAACCGCGGCGGCTGGGGCTTCAGCCAGGCGTACGGCACGCTGGCCGTCCCCGGCGCGCCCCCGGTCCGCGTCGAGTCGGCCCACCCCTCGGCGCCGTACGCGCTGGACCAGGTCGGCGCCTGGCGCGCCGACCTGACCGCCCAGCCACCGGCCACTCCGGACGGTGGCCTGCGGATCCTCGCGGGGGACTTCAACGCCACCCTCGACCACGGACCGCTACGGGCCCTGCTGCGCACCGGCTACGTCGACGCCGCCGACGCCACCGGAGCGGGGCTGACCGGCACCTGGGGCCCGTACGACGGCGACCTGATCCCGCCGGTCACCATCGACCACGTGCTGGTCGACCGCCGGATAGCCGCCCAGACCGTGACCGTGCAGGACCTACCCGGCACCGACCATCGTCCCGTGCTGGCCACCCTCCGCCTCCCCGCCGCCTGA
- the cimA gene encoding citramalate synthase: MTFQVYDTTLRDGAQREGLTYSVVDKLAVARLLDEFGVGFIEGGWPGAVPKDTEFFRRARTELDLRHAVLVAFGATRKAGVAVADDPQVRGLLDAQTPAVALVAKADTRHVERALRTTGAENLAMIHDTVSHLVAEGRRVFVDGEHFFDGYRHDPAYGAAVVQAALAAGAERMVLCDTNGGMLPSQVTAVIADLTDRLGIDAGLLGMHAQNDTACAVANTIAAVEAGVRHVQGTANGYGERPGNADLFAIVANLQLKLGMPVLPEGCLAQMVRVSHAIAEIANIAPDTHQAYVGAAAFAHKAGLHASAIKVDPLLYNHVDPSVVGNDMRILVTEMAGRASVELKSRELGLDLAGQPEALTRVTNRVKELEAGGWSFEAADASFELLVRSELPEGGPARPFTLESYRVLVEHREDGAVVSEATVKIRVRGERVIATAEGNGPVNALDEALRVGLARHYPQLRDFELADYKVRILEGSHGTGAVTRVLLETADGGGRDWTTVGVHPNVVEASWHALVDALTYGLGVRKGTLLTPAVEEGPPTNTPAGAHGTPNGR, translated from the coding sequence ATGACGTTCCAGGTCTACGACACGACGTTGCGCGACGGTGCCCAGCGCGAGGGGCTCACCTACTCGGTGGTCGACAAGCTGGCGGTGGCCCGGCTGCTCGACGAGTTCGGCGTCGGCTTCATCGAGGGCGGTTGGCCGGGCGCGGTGCCCAAGGACACCGAGTTCTTCCGCCGGGCACGCACGGAGCTGGATCTGCGGCACGCTGTGCTTGTCGCGTTCGGCGCCACCCGCAAGGCCGGTGTGGCGGTCGCCGACGACCCTCAGGTACGCGGCCTGCTGGACGCGCAGACCCCGGCGGTGGCGCTGGTCGCCAAGGCCGACACCCGGCACGTCGAGCGGGCGCTGCGCACCACCGGCGCGGAGAACCTGGCGATGATCCACGACACCGTCAGCCACCTCGTCGCCGAGGGCCGGCGCGTCTTCGTCGACGGCGAGCACTTCTTCGACGGGTACCGGCACGACCCGGCGTACGGCGCTGCCGTGGTGCAGGCCGCGCTGGCCGCCGGCGCGGAGCGGATGGTGCTCTGCGACACCAACGGCGGCATGCTGCCGTCCCAGGTGACCGCCGTGATCGCCGACCTGACCGACCGGCTCGGGATCGACGCGGGACTGCTCGGCATGCACGCCCAGAACGACACCGCCTGCGCGGTGGCCAACACCATCGCCGCAGTCGAGGCGGGGGTCCGCCACGTCCAGGGAACCGCCAACGGGTACGGCGAACGCCCCGGCAACGCGGACCTTTTCGCGATCGTCGCGAACCTTCAACTCAAGCTCGGCATGCCCGTCCTACCGGAGGGCTGCCTGGCGCAGATGGTGCGGGTCTCGCACGCCATCGCCGAGATCGCCAACATCGCCCCCGACACCCACCAGGCCTACGTCGGGGCCGCCGCCTTCGCTCACAAGGCGGGGCTGCACGCGAGTGCGATCAAGGTCGACCCGTTGCTCTACAACCACGTGGACCCGTCGGTGGTGGGCAACGACATGCGGATCCTGGTAACCGAGATGGCCGGCCGGGCCAGCGTCGAGCTCAAGAGTCGTGAGCTCGGCCTGGACCTGGCCGGCCAGCCGGAGGCGCTGACCCGGGTCACCAACCGGGTCAAGGAGCTGGAGGCCGGCGGCTGGTCCTTCGAGGCCGCGGACGCCTCCTTCGAACTGCTGGTCCGTTCGGAGCTGCCGGAGGGCGGCCCGGCCCGGCCGTTCACTCTGGAGTCGTACCGGGTGCTGGTCGAGCACCGCGAGGACGGCGCGGTGGTCTCCGAGGCGACCGTCAAGATCCGGGTACGCGGCGAGCGGGTGATCGCCACCGCCGAGGGCAACGGTCCGGTCAACGCGTTGGACGAGGCGCTGCGGGTGGGGCTGGCCCGGCACTACCCGCAGCTGCGCGACTTCGAGCTGGCCGACTACAAGGTGCGCATCCTGGAGGGCAGCCACGGCACCGGCGCCGTTACCCGGGTGCTGCTGGAGACCGCCGACGGCGGCGGCCGGGACTGGACCACCGTGGGCGTGCACCCCAACGTCGTCGAGGCCAGTTGGCACGCCCTCGTCGACGCCCTCACCTACGGCCTCGGGGTAAGGAAGGGCACCTTGTTAACGCCTGCGGTAGAGGAAGGGCCCCCTACTAACACGCCAGCCGGCGCACACGGGACGCCGAACGGCCGCTGA
- a CDS encoding peroxiredoxin — MLTVGDRFPEYELTACVSLDADKAFETLNHKSHEGKWRVVFFWPKDFTFICPTEIAEFGRLNGEFADRDAQVLGASVDNEYVHYAWRKDHPDLRELPFPMLSDIKRELAAACGVLGEDGVAQRATFIIDPNNEIQFAMVTAGSVGRNVSEVLRVLDALQTDELCPCNWNKGGETLDASALLAGAGA, encoded by the coding sequence TTGCTCACTGTCGGTGATCGCTTCCCCGAGTACGAACTCACCGCCTGCGTGTCCCTCGACGCCGACAAGGCGTTCGAGACGCTCAACCACAAGTCCCACGAGGGCAAGTGGCGCGTGGTCTTCTTCTGGCCGAAGGACTTCACCTTCATCTGCCCGACGGAGATCGCCGAGTTCGGCCGGCTCAACGGCGAGTTCGCCGACCGGGACGCGCAGGTCCTGGGGGCGTCGGTGGACAACGAGTACGTCCACTACGCGTGGCGCAAGGACCACCCGGACCTTCGGGAGCTGCCCTTCCCGATGCTCAGCGACATCAAGCGCGAACTGGCCGCCGCCTGCGGCGTGCTCGGCGAGGACGGCGTGGCCCAGCGCGCGACGTTCATCATCGACCCGAACAACGAGATCCAGTTCGCCATGGTCACCGCCGGCTCGGTCGGCCGCAACGTCTCGGAGGTGCTGCGGGTGCTCGACGCACTGCAGACCGACGAGCTGTGCCCGTGCAACTGGAACAAGGGCGGCGAGACCCTCGACGCCAGCGCGCTCCTCGCCGGCGCCGGAGCCTGA
- a CDS encoding carboxymuconolactone decarboxylase family protein: protein MGLDAIKAALPEYAKDIKLNLGSTVGTSTLTPVQAWGTALACAVAARNPMVLREIAAEAPGHLTPEGVEAAKGAAAIMAMNNIYYRAKHLIGDEQYASMPARLRMQIIARPGVDKGDFELWCLAVSAITGCGVCLESHEKTLRGSGFTREQVHEALRISAVVHAAAVTLDAEAALA, encoded by the coding sequence ATGGGTCTGGACGCGATCAAGGCGGCCCTGCCCGAGTACGCCAAGGACATCAAGCTGAACCTGGGCTCCACCGTCGGCACCTCCACGCTGACCCCGGTCCAGGCCTGGGGCACCGCGTTGGCCTGCGCGGTGGCCGCCCGCAACCCGATGGTGCTGCGCGAGATCGCCGCCGAGGCGCCCGGTCACCTCACGCCGGAGGGCGTCGAGGCGGCCAAGGGCGCGGCGGCCATCATGGCGATGAACAACATCTACTACCGGGCCAAGCACCTCATCGGCGACGAGCAGTACGCCTCGATGCCGGCCCGGCTGCGGATGCAGATCATCGCCCGGCCGGGCGTGGACAAGGGCGACTTCGAGCTCTGGTGCCTCGCCGTCTCGGCGATCACCGGCTGCGGGGTGTGCCTCGAGTCGCACGAGAAGACGCTGCGCGGCAGCGGCTTCACCCGCGAGCAGGTCCACGAGGCGCTGCGGATCTCCGCAGTCGTGCACGCCGCTGCGGTCACCCTGGACGCCGAGGCCGCGCTGGCCTGA
- a CDS encoding PRC-barrel domain-containing protein codes for MERIDPHATHAEPEPQRGGDQGTVPGGAPAGAFDPWRYRDQAGVADADLVGYMVDATDGGIGKIDSASHEVDGSYLVVDTGPWIFGKKVMLPAGTVNQVDHDKRVVSVDRTRDQIKAAPEYDETSHSDPNYRNQLGGYYDETYGALPPGTAR; via the coding sequence ATGGAAAGGATCGACCCGCACGCGACCCACGCCGAGCCGGAGCCGCAGCGCGGAGGCGACCAGGGCACAGTGCCCGGCGGCGCCCCGGCTGGCGCCTTCGACCCCTGGCGCTACCGCGACCAGGCCGGGGTGGCCGACGCCGACCTGGTCGGCTACATGGTCGACGCCACCGACGGCGGAATCGGCAAGATCGACAGCGCCAGTCACGAGGTGGACGGCAGCTACCTGGTGGTGGACACCGGCCCCTGGATCTTCGGCAAGAAGGTGATGCTGCCGGCCGGCACGGTCAACCAGGTCGACCACGACAAGCGCGTCGTCTCGGTGGACCGGACCCGCGACCAGATCAAGGCCGCCCCCGAGTACGACGAGACCAGCCACAGCGACCCGAACTACCGCAACCAGCTGGGTGGCTACTACGACGAGACGTACGGCGCGCTCCCGCCCGGCACCGCGCGATAA
- a CDS encoding tyrosine-protein phosphatase, which produces MDAIEDNRHISLPATFNFRDVGGYPGHDNRTVRRGRLYRSDSLHRLTESDRDTFTAIGIRTVIDLRRPQEVERDGRVPSYQGLTYRNIHPEHVEWGEQPYREGDSLARYLADRYAALAQTGTAGLAEAIGLIADSANAPVVVHCVAGKDRTGIVCALTLAVLGVDDTDIVADYALTNEASARFGAWLAETTPGGLDHVPAPFLASPAEAMELFLAELREGYGSVESYLRHAGVTDEQLDALRHHLLD; this is translated from the coding sequence GTGGACGCCATCGAGGACAACCGACACATCTCGCTGCCCGCGACCTTCAACTTCCGCGACGTCGGTGGCTACCCCGGCCACGACAACCGCACCGTGCGCCGGGGACGGCTCTACCGCTCGGACTCACTGCACCGCCTCACCGAGAGCGACCGGGACACGTTCACCGCGATCGGCATCCGCACGGTCATCGACCTGCGCCGCCCGCAGGAGGTGGAACGGGACGGCCGGGTGCCGTCGTACCAGGGGCTGACCTACCGGAACATCCACCCGGAGCACGTGGAGTGGGGCGAGCAGCCGTACCGCGAGGGCGACAGCCTGGCGCGCTACCTCGCGGACCGGTACGCCGCCCTGGCCCAGACCGGCACCGCCGGGTTGGCCGAGGCGATCGGGCTGATCGCCGACTCGGCCAACGCCCCGGTGGTGGTGCACTGCGTGGCCGGTAAGGACCGCACCGGCATCGTGTGCGCGCTGACCCTCGCCGTGCTGGGTGTCGACGACACGGACATCGTCGCGGACTACGCCCTCACCAACGAGGCGTCCGCCCGGTTCGGCGCCTGGCTGGCCGAGACCACCCCGGGCGGGCTGGACCATGTGCCGGCGCCGTTCCTGGCCTCGCCCGCCGAGGCGATGGAGCTGTTCCTCGCCGAGCTGCGCGAGGGGTACGGCTCGGTGGAGAGCTACCTGCGTCACGCCGGAGTCACCGACGAGCAGCTGGACGCCCTCCGCCACCACCTACTCGACTAG
- a CDS encoding branched-chain amino acid aminotransferase: MSGGDKLDFEIRPNPAPVSATDRAALLANPGFGRVFTDHMVTVRYADGKGWYDARVEARGPIPMDPASAVLHYAQEIFEGLKAYRTADGGVTMFRPDANAARFATSAQRMAMPVLPPEVFVDSLHKLIEIDREWIPTGEDGSLYLRPFMFASEVFLGVRPANEYLYMVIASPVGAYFSGGVKPVTVWVSPDYTRAAPGGTGAAKCGGNYAASLAAQAEAIEAGCDQVVFLDAVERRFVDELGGMNVFFVYDDDTVVTPPLTGTILPGITRDAVLTLAGAAGHGVEERPVTFADWQADAASGRLREVFACGTAAVITPIGGVRFPDGEFLIGGGEPGRVTMALRQQLVDIQRGKATDPQNWVRRVL; the protein is encoded by the coding sequence ATGAGCGGTGGTGACAAGCTCGACTTCGAGATCCGTCCGAATCCCGCGCCGGTATCCGCCACCGACCGGGCCGCCCTGCTGGCCAATCCCGGGTTCGGACGGGTCTTCACCGACCACATGGTCACCGTCCGCTACGCCGACGGCAAGGGCTGGTACGACGCCCGGGTGGAGGCGCGCGGGCCGATCCCGATGGACCCGGCCAGCGCGGTGCTGCACTACGCGCAGGAGATCTTCGAGGGGCTGAAGGCGTACCGGACCGCCGACGGTGGCGTGACGATGTTCCGGCCGGACGCCAACGCGGCCCGCTTCGCCACCTCCGCCCAGCGGATGGCGATGCCTGTGCTGCCGCCGGAGGTGTTCGTCGACTCGCTGCACAAGCTCATCGAGATCGACCGGGAGTGGATCCCCACCGGCGAGGACGGCAGCCTCTACCTGCGGCCGTTCATGTTCGCCAGCGAGGTCTTCCTCGGTGTCCGTCCGGCCAACGAGTACCTCTACATGGTCATCGCCTCGCCGGTCGGGGCGTACTTCAGCGGCGGGGTCAAGCCGGTCACCGTCTGGGTCTCGCCGGACTACACCCGGGCCGCGCCCGGCGGCACCGGCGCCGCCAAGTGCGGCGGAAACTACGCCGCGTCACTGGCGGCCCAGGCCGAGGCCATCGAGGCCGGCTGCGACCAGGTGGTCTTCCTGGACGCGGTGGAGCGCCGCTTCGTCGACGAGCTGGGCGGCATGAACGTCTTCTTCGTCTACGACGACGACACGGTGGTCACCCCGCCACTGACCGGCACGATCCTGCCGGGCATCACCCGCGACGCGGTCCTCACGCTGGCCGGCGCAGCCGGGCACGGGGTCGAGGAGCGGCCGGTCACCTTCGCCGACTGGCAGGCCGACGCGGCCAGCGGACGGCTCCGCGAGGTCTTCGCCTGCGGCACCGCCGCGGTGATCACCCCGATCGGCGGAGTCCGCTTCCCCGACGGCGAGTTCCTGATCGGCGGCGGCGAGCCGGGCCGCGTCACCATGGCCCTGCGCCAGCAGCTCGTCGACATCCAACGAGGCAAGGCCACCGACCCCCAGAACTGGGTACGCCGAGTCCTCTAA
- a CDS encoding 3-isopropylmalate dehydrogenase, producing MARIAVVAGDGIGPEVVAQARKVLDAVLPGVQATEYDLGAARWHRTGEVLPDSVLTELAGHDAILLGAVGDPTVPPGVLERGLLLKLRFAFDQYVNLRPSRLWPGVAGPLGNVKPGEVDLVVVREGTEGLYAGAGGSLHRDTPAEVATEESLNTRHGVERVIRDAFVRAGRRERRKVTLVHKTNVLTHAGSLWARAFDAVAAEHPDVATEYQHVDAAAMFLVTQPQRYDVVVTDNLFGDILTDIAAAVTGGIGLAASGCINPEGAYPSMFEPVHGSAPDIAGQGVADPVAAVLSAALLLEQLGHAEAAARVNAAVAAELAGRIPGVALRTAEVGDRLAAHAVA from the coding sequence GTGGCGCGGATCGCGGTGGTGGCCGGGGACGGCATCGGGCCCGAGGTGGTCGCGCAGGCCCGCAAGGTCCTCGACGCCGTGCTGCCCGGCGTGCAGGCCACCGAGTACGACCTCGGTGCGGCCCGCTGGCACCGTACCGGAGAGGTGCTGCCCGACTCGGTGCTGACCGAGCTGGCCGGCCACGACGCGATCCTGCTCGGCGCGGTCGGCGACCCGACGGTCCCGCCCGGAGTGCTGGAGCGGGGGCTGCTGCTCAAACTCCGGTTCGCCTTCGACCAGTACGTCAACCTGCGCCCGTCCCGGCTCTGGCCCGGGGTCGCAGGCCCGCTGGGCAACGTGAAGCCGGGCGAAGTCGACCTCGTGGTGGTGCGTGAGGGCACCGAGGGGCTCTACGCGGGAGCCGGCGGCTCGCTGCATCGCGACACGCCCGCCGAGGTCGCCACCGAGGAGAGCCTGAACACCCGGCACGGCGTGGAGCGGGTCATCCGCGACGCGTTCGTCCGGGCCGGCCGCCGGGAGCGGCGCAAGGTCACCCTGGTGCACAAGACCAACGTTCTCACCCACGCCGGGTCGCTCTGGGCGCGCGCCTTCGACGCGGTCGCCGCCGAGCATCCGGACGTCGCGACCGAGTACCAGCACGTCGACGCGGCCGCGATGTTCCTGGTCACCCAGCCGCAGCGCTACGACGTGGTGGTCACCGACAACCTGTTCGGCGACATCCTCACCGACATCGCCGCCGCGGTCACCGGTGGGATCGGGCTGGCCGCCAGCGGCTGCATCAACCCCGAGGGGGCGTACCCCTCGATGTTCGAGCCGGTGCACGGCTCGGCACCGGACATCGCCGGGCAGGGCGTCGCCGACCCGGTCGCCGCTGTGCTCTCGGCCGCGCTGCTGCTGGAGCAGCTCGGGCACGCCGAGGCCGCGGCCCGGGTCAACGCGGCGGTCGCCGCCGAGCTGGCCGGCCGGATCCCGGGCGTGGCGCTGCGTACCGCCGAGGTCGGCGACCGGCTCGCCGCCCACGCCGTAGCCTGA
- a CDS encoding FAD:protein FMN transferase, giving the protein MRIDEQPRTRWPDLSAFRNRRPDLRLGSRRQRIDPAAASQGRIAVQHTVRTPTAEYTLLLNAPEWLGRRGVGEALRDSVAELRAIDLTYGPNRPESLVSRLRRGEISPDSYPPLADLVDRCTAMRAATDGWFDAWSVPGGFDPGGLLGGWAVERAAARLRAAGIHDYAVLTGADLVVRGRAPHGGPWRVAVHHPTAPERAPLVLEMTAGAVGTSGVTGRQGHVVDPHTGEPANHLVAATVVGPDLTVADAYATALYAAGQTGLAWFRGGSDYRALFAHRR; this is encoded by the coding sequence ATGCGCATCGACGAGCAGCCGCGGACCCGCTGGCCGGACCTGTCGGCGTTCCGGAACCGCCGGCCGGACCTCCGGCTCGGCAGCCGGCGGCAGCGAATCGATCCGGCGGCCGCCAGCCAGGGCCGGATCGCCGTGCAGCACACCGTGCGCACTCCGACGGCCGAGTACACGCTGCTGCTCAACGCCCCGGAATGGCTCGGCCGCCGGGGCGTCGGCGAGGCACTGCGGGACAGCGTCGCGGAGCTACGCGCCATTGATCTCACCTACGGTCCGAACCGGCCGGAGAGCCTGGTCTCGAGGCTGCGCCGGGGCGAGATCAGCCCCGACTCGTACCCCCCGCTGGCCGACCTGGTGGACCGCTGCACGGCGATGCGCGCCGCCACCGACGGGTGGTTCGACGCCTGGTCGGTGCCGGGCGGCTTCGACCCGGGCGGCCTGCTCGGCGGCTGGGCGGTGGAGCGCGCGGCCGCACGCCTGCGCGCCGCGGGCATCCACGACTACGCCGTGCTCACCGGCGCCGACCTCGTGGTCCGCGGCCGCGCGCCGCACGGCGGGCCGTGGCGGGTGGCGGTGCACCACCCGACCGCGCCGGAACGCGCGCCGCTGGTGCTGGAGATGACCGCCGGCGCCGTCGGCACGTCCGGGGTGACCGGACGACAGGGGCACGTGGTGGACCCGCACACCGGCGAGCCGGCCAACCACCTCGTCGCCGCCACGGTCGTCGGCCCCGACCTGACGGTGGCCGACGCCTACGCCACAGCGCTCTACGCCGCCGGCCAAACCGGGTTGGCCTGGTTCCGCGGCGGCTCGGACTATCGCGCGCTCTTCGCCCACCGGCGCTGA